The genomic window CCATCAGTCGCGCTCCACCTTCAGGATCTCACCCGTGCGGGCATCGACATAGAGTTCCTGGCGCTGGCCGTCGGGACCGGTGGCCTTCACCTCCACCAGCTTGTCGCTTTTCCGCTCAACCGAGCGGGCATCGCGGTAGCCCTGGGCCGACAGCTTGTCCAACAAAGCCGGCATGGACAGCGTATCCACTGCCATGGACGGCCCAGGCATGGGCGCGGCACCGGTCCCGGCCCCTTGCGCATAGGCATAGGCACCGGCGGCCAGCGAACCGGTCAGAAGCAGGCCGGCAAGGAGACGGGGGTAAGGCATGATGGGTTCCTTCCTGTTGGATCGATGATGGAACCGATCCTGACAGGGCTGCGCTGAACCCAAGCTGAATGCGCCGCGAAAAGAAAAACGGCCGGGAATATCCCCGGCCGCTTGTCAGTAAAACCGCTTCGGGAGGAGCCCGGCGGATGGAAATCTTCAGCGCGCCTCACCACCGACAACAGCAGCAGGTGCCGGAACGGCAGCTGTGCGGGCGATAGCAAAGCGGTACATCAGCAGCGTCAGTGCGACTGTCACGGCAAACCCGGAAACGCCGCCGACCAGGACACCCGCCGCGTTCGGCAGGGCCACCATAGACCAGTAGGCCAGGGCCGTGCGGGTGGGCGAAACCAGCCAGCGCAGCAAGTAATGATGCAGGTGCTCCCGGTCCGGGGAGAAAGGGGCGCGACCGGCGCGCAGGCGGCTGACGATCAGTCGCAGGCAATCGACCACCGGCAGCAGGAACAGGCCCATCAGCTGCATGTTGGTCAGGGTGCTGTCGGCGTGGCCCGTGATAGCCAGACCCAGCAGGCCCATGACAGCGGAGATACCATAAGCGCCACTGTCACCCAGGAAGATGCGACCACGCATGTTGAAGGCCAGGAACACCGCCCCGCCCGCCACGATCAGCAGGGCCAGCATCGACAGGGTGCCGGTACCGGCCAGCGCGAAGAACAGTGCCCAGATCATGGCCATGCCCGAGGCAACGCCATTGGCACCATCGCTCATGTTGAACGCATACTGGAAGCCAACAAGGCTGACGATTGTCAGCATCGCGCCCATGAAGGGCGGGACATCAACGCTGACATCACCGCCAAAATTCAGGGAGGTCAGGGCCAGATGCGGCGCCAGGATGATGGCGAAGGAGAACATCACCAGCGAAACCGACAGGCGCACGACGGGCGGCAGGTGCTGACGATCATCCACCATGCCCATGACGAACAGCACGACCATCACGGGCACGATTACCCAATGCAGGCCGACACCATCATTATAGGAAATACCGCCACCAATCAGCGTCGCAGGCAGCAGGATGGCCAGACCGCCCACCAGCGGCACCGCACCACGATGCAGCTTACGCAGGCTGTCAGGCTTGTCCATGATGCCCAGGGCATTGCCGATGGGCTTGGCCGCGAAGCAGATCAGGGCAGACAGGGCGATCTGCAGGATAAGGGCCAGAGGATATTCCAATTTTGCCACCCTTCAGGCGCGGGTTTGAGAGCTTGACCGTCAACAACACCGGAGCACCCGCCGTAGGTCCGTCGACATCGACGGAACGCGGAACTTCGATATCGAAACAGGCACTCCTTATTGAGGTTATCCCGCGGTCCGCCCCTTCGTACCGCAGTGCCGAAGCCGTGGCAGGTTTACCATAGGCTCCGATCTATCGGAAAGACATTACCGTAGGGAAGGTCTGCGCTGGAAGCGCAGACCGACAAAAACAACTTACTGACATGGAGATTATCATATCTGATGCCGGAAAGGCACAGTCTTTAGACGAGGGACCCTATGCCTTTGCGCAGGGGTCGGACACCGAAAATGGCAGATAGCAAGGACTTCCGGGGTAGTCCGGGGAGGTGGACCTATGACCTTGCCGTAGGGTGTCGTCACCGACTCGATAGCCATGAGGCAGGCCGGAATGGAGAAGGGGCGAGCCCGTCTGCACAGGCCCGCCCCCATGATGAAGGACTTGTTGCACTGCCGAAATGCTGCTCCTCACACGACCGTAGTCGTTGAGGAAGGTCAGGCCGGCGCGCGGTCCGACAATCCGCCGCCCAGCGCCTTATACAGCGTGACCAAATTTGAAAGCCGCTGCTGACGCAGGATGATCAAGCTGCTTTCCGCCGCATAAAGGCTACGCTGCGCATCCAGAACCTGCAGATAGCTGTCGACGCCCCGGTCATAGCGGGCCTTGGACAGGGTGTAGGTCTCCCGCGTGGCCGTCACCAAGGCCGTCTGG from Niveispirillum cyanobacteriorum includes these protein-coding regions:
- a CDS encoding PepSY domain-containing protein; the protein is MPYPRLLAGLLLTGSLAAGAYAYAQGAGTGAAPMPGPSMAVDTLSMPALLDKLSAQGYRDARSVERKSDKLVEVKATGPDGQRQELYVDARTGEILKVERD
- a CDS encoding glycosyltransferase family 4 protein, translated to MEYPLALILQIALSALICFAAKPIGNALGIMDKPDSLRKLHRGAVPLVGGLAILLPATLIGGGISYNDGVGLHWVIVPVMVVLFVMGMVDDRQHLPPVVRLSVSLVMFSFAIILAPHLALTSLNFGGDVSVDVPPFMGAMLTIVSLVGFQYAFNMSDGANGVASGMAMIWALFFALAGTGTLSMLALLIVAGGAVFLAFNMRGRIFLGDSGAYGISAVMGLLGLAITGHADSTLTNMQLMGLFLLPVVDCLRLIVSRLRAGRAPFSPDREHLHHYLLRWLVSPTRTALAYWSMVALPNAAGVLVGGVSGFAVTVALTLLMYRFAIARTAAVPAPAAVVGGEAR